The nucleotide sequence TATTACGAATGCGTATTCAAATTTTGAAAATTTCGTTGAATCCAGCGGTAGTGCAAATTCTAACTGGTATACTGATGATACTGGTAATAGAGTAGAATCAAAAATGCACTTAGATAACGAAGAATAACCCTAATACTACTATCTACTAATAAAAGAAAAACCCTCATCTATAAATGGTTCGCCATTTTAAGATGAGGGTTTGTTATTTTTTTGAAAAGTAAAACCTTTATAAGCCTGCAGCCAAAATTAAATCGAGATTCTTTAATGGTAGGTTGAACTTTTCCGCAATTGCTTGGTTTGTGATACTCCCTCGGTAAGTATATACTCCTTTTGAAAACCATGGATGTCTTCTCATCATGGTGTCCACATTCATTTCATCATTTATTTTCATAAGGATGGGAGTGAAGATATTACTAATTGCAGCTGTTGCAGTTCTAGAAACTCTTGATGCAATATTGGGAACACAATAATGAATTACACCATGTTTTTTGTACACAGGGTGTCTGTGATTTGTGGGTTCTGAGGTTTCAAAACAACCACCTTGATCGATACAAACATCAATAATGATAGAATTTTCCCTCATATCCATGACCATTTCTTCAGTAACGATCGATGGAGTTCTTGCCCCGTGAGTATGTATTGCTCCAATAACAACATCCGCTCTTTTTAAAGCTTCATTAATAGAGGTGCTATCTAAGGCAGACGTAAATAGATGAGGGTAATTCAGTTCTTTCTTTAGTCTTCTGAGTTTGTAAATGGCATTATCAAACACCTTTACCTCTGCACCCATACCTATAGCAGTTCTTGCCGCGTATTCGGCAACAGTACCGGCACCTAGAATCACAACTTTTGAAGGAGGGACACCTGTAATGCCGCCTAGGATAATTCCTTTTCCGCCATTATAACTACTTAGATATTCTGCAGCAATAAGCATCACAGTACTACCAGCAATCTCACTCATAGCTCGAACAAGAGGTAGTCCACCTACTTTATCTTCAATCAATTCAAAACCTAAGGCAGTGATTTTTTTCTTATTCAGAGCTACTAAGACATCTTTCTTGATTTCCCTCATGTGAATGGTAGAAATGATAGCCTTACCTTGTTTCATATCTGCAATCTCATCGATAGTAGGAGCTGAAATCTTAATTACGATATCACATTCCATCACCTCTTTGTGAGAATACACAATAGTAGCACCTGCTTCTGAATATTCGTTGTCTAAGTGATTGACATGCTTTCCGGCATTTGTCTCCACATAAACTTCGCATCCATTATTAATTAGAAGAGATATTGCTCCTGGTCGAAGAGCACATCTTTTTTCATCAAGGTTGATTTCTTTAGGAACACCAATTTTAAGAGGGTTCCCTCTTTTATGAACTGGACCTTCCATCACTTCTTGAGGATGGAATTGAAAATAACTTTCGGTAGCTTTTTCAAAGCCTTCACGTTGTTTGCCCATTTTAACTCAATAAAAAGTTACATGATAGTGACGATAATTTCTCTTGAATTTTCGTCGATAGTAGTGATGGAAATTTCAGTACAGTCATCAGGTAGTAGGCGTTCTACTTTAGAAGGCCATTCAATTAAACATAGATTCTGACTATAAAGATATTCTTCAAAACCAATATCAAAGGCTTCCATCTCATCCTTTATACGATACATATCAAAGTGATAAACTGTATCAGCATCATTGGTCATATATTCATTTACTAATGCAAACGTTGGACTGTTTACATGGTCAAGTACTCCTAATTCATCACAAATTGCCTTAATCAGTGTTGTTTTACCTGCTCCCATTTCTCCTTCGAAGAGCCAAACAGGAGAGCTGCTTTTAGTGAAATCTAATATTTTCTTTGCTGCTTCTGGTAAATCAGTAAGGGAATTCGTTGTGATTTTTAATGTATTAGCTTTCATATCCTTCAAAGATAACTGTTAGATCTTTATAGAGATAAGTTCAGAAACTGAATTTAAGTAAAATTCTTTTGAAAAAACCATGATGAATAATATTTCTTGAAGTCAGTGAATTATAATATACAATAAAGCCTTTCTTATACTTGAAAATATAAGAAAGGCTTTATTAATATTGGCGTTTGAACTTTTAAAAATTGGAGATGGTGATTCCTACAGTAATAGGTCTATCCTTAACGTTAATTAGGTTGCCATTAGTATCAACAAGAGTATTGTCTTGAAAAGTGTTAGTTAATCCATAAGTACAGAAAAAGTTAATCCATCCGTAACCTATTCGTCCTACAAGACTAGCTTTGAAGCGATTTAGATTAAACTCCCCTTTATCTTTTGCGATTCTTGTTTCACCATTGTCTTCATATTTTACTTTCGTATGCCCTCCCATTAATACACCTACTTTTGCTCCTAAAGCAAAACGGAAAGCATTTCTGCCAGGGTAGGTTCTAAATCGGAATTCAACAGGGACATCAAAATAATTGCCCACTAATTTCGATTTTTTTGTATTGTCATAAAGGTTATTAGTAGGTGTTGCTATTGTCTGGTCTCCTGCATGTGTTAACGTCATGCCACTTTTAAAGAATAAGTTTTCACCAGTATAACCTAAACCAGGATTGAATGTGAATTGACCACTAGGTGATAAAGAAAACTCATACATATAAGAAATCGAGATTGATCTTGATTGAGATTCTAAAGGTAGTCCGCTATCATCTTCCCAAAAAGTTAAGCCGAAGTCAACATAAAAATTACCAGGTATTTTTGATAATGCACCTTGTCCGAAGGAAGCATAGGATAGTACGATACAAAAAAATATAAGACTTAGTTTTTTCATGTTATGAAGTTTTAATTGTGATATCAAATATAATGTAGAAACAATGGATATCACGATAATTTGACAGTAAAAATTAAAGAGTAATTGATATACTATTTATATAAAAGAAAATTGATTTTGATAGTATGACAAGATTAGGTCTTATTTCTCTGTATCGTTAAAACTCTTCTTCTATTGATCCAAAGTTGGAGTAATGCACAAGCAGAACTTGAGTTTCTCTGGTGTACACATTTTTGTACAGTAAAAGATTAGAAAAGTACTATATAGGATATCTGTTAAATATCTTTTAGAAATAATACAATAAATTTAATCTACTGATTTTTAATTACTTATGATTTATTTTTTTAAATACAAAAAATGTAATAGTTTTTTTATTGCGTTGGATAGAAAATTTGACTAATAGTTTCTATATTTGCAAGTTCAAGAA is from Flammeovirga agarivorans and encodes:
- the tsaE gene encoding tRNA (adenosine(37)-N6)-threonylcarbamoyltransferase complex ATPase subunit type 1 TsaE, whose product is MKANTLKITTNSLTDLPEAAKKILDFTKSSSPVWLFEGEMGAGKTTLIKAICDELGVLDHVNSPTFALVNEYMTNDADTVYHFDMYRIKDEMEAFDIGFEEYLYSQNLCLIEWPSKVERLLPDDCTEISITTIDENSREIIVTIM
- a CDS encoding outer membrane beta-barrel protein, with the translated sequence MKKLSLIFFCIVLSYASFGQGALSKIPGNFYVDFGLTFWEDDSGLPLESQSRSISISYMYEFSLSPSGQFTFNPGLGYTGENLFFKSGMTLTHAGDQTIATPTNNLYDNTKKSKLVGNYFDVPVEFRFRTYPGRNAFRFALGAKVGVLMGGHTKVKYEDNGETRIAKDKGEFNLNRFKASLVGRIGYGWINFFCTYGLTNTFQDNTLVDTNGNLINVKDRPITVGITISNF
- a CDS encoding alanine dehydrogenase, translated to MGKQREGFEKATESYFQFHPQEVMEGPVHKRGNPLKIGVPKEINLDEKRCALRPGAISLLINNGCEVYVETNAGKHVNHLDNEYSEAGATIVYSHKEVMECDIVIKISAPTIDEIADMKQGKAIISTIHMREIKKDVLVALNKKKITALGFELIEDKVGGLPLVRAMSEIAGSTVMLIAAEYLSSYNGGKGIILGGITGVPPSKVVILGAGTVAEYAARTAIGMGAEVKVFDNAIYKLRRLKKELNYPHLFTSALDSTSINEALKRADVVIGAIHTHGARTPSIVTEEMVMDMRENSIIIDVCIDQGGCFETSEPTNHRHPVYKKHGVIHYCVPNIASRVSRTATAAISNIFTPILMKINDEMNVDTMMRRHPWFSKGVYTYRGSITNQAIAEKFNLPLKNLDLILAAGL